A genomic segment from Nocardia cyriacigeorgica GUH-2 encodes:
- a CDS encoding SDR family oxidoreductase, with product MNASAHTELGNVLITGGASGLGAAVADAVAAEGGTALVIDRDKPEADVAWEYADLAYSDDTQRAVEQLIARADGRLNAVFTAAGIDACGALGDVATEDWERVIRVNLLGTAAVIRAALPALRASHGTVVTCASTLGLKALPDATAYCASKFGVVGFTRALAAETAGEVGVTLLVPGGMHTAFFDGRPAQYAPPPDVRLNQPEDVAATAIFAMTRPPGCEIREMVVCPSTESSWP from the coding sequence GTGAACGCATCAGCGCACACAGAACTCGGCAACGTCCTGATCACCGGCGGCGCCTCCGGTCTCGGAGCCGCCGTCGCCGACGCGGTAGCCGCCGAGGGCGGGACCGCTCTGGTCATCGACCGCGACAAACCGGAGGCCGACGTGGCCTGGGAGTACGCGGATCTGGCGTACTCCGATGACACCCAGCGCGCCGTCGAGCAACTCATCGCCCGCGCCGACGGCCGCCTGAACGCGGTCTTCACCGCCGCGGGCATCGACGCCTGCGGCGCCCTCGGCGACGTCGCCACCGAGGACTGGGAGCGGGTGATCCGGGTGAACCTGCTCGGCACCGCCGCCGTCATCCGGGCCGCGCTGCCCGCCCTGCGCGCGAGTCACGGCACCGTGGTGACCTGCGCATCCACCCTCGGGCTGAAAGCTCTGCCGGACGCAACCGCCTACTGCGCGTCCAAGTTCGGAGTGGTGGGGTTCACCAGGGCGCTGGCCGCCGAAACCGCCGGCGAGGTGGGCGTCACCCTGCTCGTGCCCGGCGGGATGCACACCGCGTTCTTCGACGGACGACCCGCCCAGTACGCGCCGCCGCCGGATGTGCGGCTCAACCAGCCCGAGGACGTCGCCGCCACCGCGATCTTCGCGATGACCCGGCCACCGGGCTGTGAGA